The stretch of DNA CGAAGTTTAAGTCAGATAAAACTAAGAGCCTATACATATAATCAGACTTAGCCACGGACATGGCCCCATCGACTCAGTTTGTCGTTCCGATtaatcaaaaatgtatgcacatacatagaagtacatacatatgtatatgtacagcATAcagcatatgtacatcatgTAGTACCGTCATAgaataagtacatatgtacatgcatacgtaGTTCTTCTTAAATCATATGGATCAGTAAATGACGATAAATGGTACGATGGCAGTAAAAACAACTGAATAGATGGTATCAAAAACTTTTTTGATTTGAAAgataatcaataaaaataaaaaatggctATTTAAATGCTAGCTAGATATTTTGTAGTATTTCTAAAATAGGATTAATCAGATAGCGCATTTTTATAAGAGACACTGTAATCATCAATGTATTTCACAATTCCTTGGAAATAATAACAGTTTAAATTCTAATTCTAGAGTTATAAAATTACGTGGATTTTGCAAGCTGCTGATAAATAACTTCGTATGTCAGCCTCAAACCTTGTTAATACAtcaataaatgaaaagaaatgcTATAGAGAAATAACCATAAATGGAGAGCCACATTTAACTGCATTAAATGAATCGGATTTGGTTATGAGTTTATCTCCAAAAGACATACTTATACCTTTAGCAATTTCCCAGCATCACCAACTGGAGCCTCCTACCAAATTAAATACTAACGAAACATCGGCACAGAACCCGATTtccacagcagccgctgcagcggtTGCACATCACCATcataatatttcaaatattcaCCACCTTCAGAGCCTGCATAGCCAGCATCAGAGTTCTTTATTTAATAACAATCACTCAACACCATTTAGTGTCACCGATATTTTAAGTCCAATAGAGGAATCATATCGCAAACTGGAACTAAACGGAAATCCCCCATCTCCGTTTCGGTAAATATAATAGGTTAATCTTGAATTGTGTAAAAGGCCAATTGGTAGATACTCGTagaatattaatatttactAGTATACTCTTACAAGTAGTCTTTAAGATGTCCGTTAGATAATTTTATCTAATAATACAAATACCTTTACCGCTTATAATGTAAATTATATCCAAAGAGCTCTATCTATTGGGACATGCCATCTTTCTTAGAACTATTTTAAGTTAacattttataaaaaaaagacaaagCCGATATTCCagacatataaaaaaaaaactccatATAAATTCCATATATTTCCACATAAGATGCCATAATGATAGATGCTTTGCaaacaatattcaaaataataGCAAAGCCGACAAAGGCATCTGTCTGCCCGAACACCAGTCTTTCTGCACGACTGTTTCGATTCAATCTCGTCTCACAATTTGAAGCTCTCTTTTAGTTTCTGTGCACACCCTTCGCTTTATCTGACATAGAAATTACTGAAGGTTATAAATGGCATTAAGATACGGAGGTAGTGTCACACTTAGcgtctttttatacccggtactgaAAGAGTTAAGGAGTATACTAGACTTGTTGTCAAAGTGATAAGTGTAACGCATAGAAGGGAAtctttccgaccctataaagtatatacataattgatcatcatcaatagccgagtctatgtgtgtctgtccgtctgtgcaTCCGACCGTCCGTCGTAAAAGCTAGAGCTATTTGCCTCAAGACTGCTGTGATATTACAccgatacaagtgtatttcagcACGgcaaaaatctgctgtatccacaaatTTAAAGATAagataaaattaaaaattcaattccgtagggataatctatatctatcagatccccgaattgggattagatatcatcattattatagccaagataaaattaatttgcagtggatACCCCCCGCCGGATATCTTTTTTCAGATATTTATGGCATCGAGAAAAAAGAGCCTCCCCTCAGTGGCTCCctttacgtatgtatgtatgtacatatgtatgtatgtatgtatgtaagtatgtacattcCCATGTATGACGACATGTATTTTCTAGTTATTCCAAATCTGTTGCACAGAAGCTCGAATTTCCTTATGACCGGAATGTCGACATAGACGTCATTATTTTACTTATTGCAGACTAACTGTACACTTTATACAATGTTATTTctataacaattaaaatatacatgcatacatatctatatccacttatgtatgtatgcaattGAGTCATTGTCATAGTAGtcatttaattcaaattatctctaattctcttttttttatagatcCAATTCAAGTGGTAGTAGTATAAATTCCCCCGGAACATTAACTGCTTCAACCATGGCGAATCCATACGCCATGGGATCCTTATATCATAGTCCGGGAGTGCAAAGTTATTGTGGACCAACAGATAATTTATCTCTCGCCGGCCACTACACAGACATGAGAAGCTCTGCGTCATGGTACGGATCAACAGCCAATGACCCAAGATTTGCAAGTAagtataaaataatatatgtacatatacaatacatatgtatttaatagatgtatgtatgtatgtacatatgtatatgtatatgtaatatacatacatttatacaaatgtagaaatatgttataaaaatatttatgttaagccaaaaattaacatgcatatgtacatacatatgtatgtaagtaagAATGtccagttttttttatatatatacatacgtacatatgtatgtacatatgtgttaGGTATGGATGTGTATGACCCGATTCGGATGTATGCAATTGAACGAATTGAGCAGGTGCAAGACCATTACAATACGATAGAAAGTGAGTGCGATAATGATGACAATCAGTTAAATACTAACTAAGGGCAGGCGGACCGAATTTCCCGATAGAAGGAGAGCGTTAGAACAGTTCGGGCTGCTGCTAAGCATATAAATGGAAAGATCGCGTGAAAACTGCAGCAACGGAGAAAGCCTTATAGATAGACGAAAAACCGGCCGCTGTCGCTCGTAAGCATATACGATTTAAAATATCACAGTGGGCAGTAGCAATATCAAACAATAAACGAGGCCTTACGTAGTGCTGCACCACCATTATTGATCTCATTTTAATGATATTCGACTCGATGATACTTGGAGATTTTGAAGAGAttcatgtatgtgtgtatgtatggtCTAGAGTTCAGATTTAGACCATAACTTTGTGagccatgtacatatgtatgtacaaacgtTTGTTTAGAGTCTAAACTTTAGACTATTCTCGACTTTCCGAATGAAATTCTGTTTGATAATTTATGCGTTTTATGATAgatcattttaattaatgtcaaatattttattgtatgcTTTCTGCTCTTGTGTGTtagaaacaaaatttaaacCGAAAAGCTGTATTCTGTAAGTTGAAAGTTTTTggttaaataaaatgtataaatatttgtagaacCGCTGTGTCAGGATAATCGCCAGAATCTTTAGACAATTGTCCCCTTGTGACTAGGCATTTCAGAAAAACATCAATATAAGCACATAccaacataaaaatatatgtacatatgtacatacatatgtgtgcgtttatatgtatgtacatatgtgcatatttaaaaAAACTCTTCCCAAAACCTTCATTcgaaggaaaataaaaaaaccaaaagaaagaaaaaaagtacttgacatttttttgggatttattttcacttagagatattcatattcattcatAACTGCTTAGTCATGCAATCAATGTAGATTCTTATTAATTCTATGtttattcaaaaataattaagtacTAATGCTGCGGTGTGTAATGCTCGACCACGATTTACCCTATTCTACCTTACCCttattcattcatacatacatacatatgtacatagctgcAATTTATGTAAATCGATCTATTATTGGGCTGTACATAATGATTTGTGAATACTTACTCGTACCTTACATTTACAAAATCGCATACGAACTGCAAATCGTCTGTATTCAAACCTGCAACGATACTTTATATGTAAACTAAAATACCCAGCAACTACCCTATGTGTTTCAGGTATGAGAAGGCATGTgtgaaaataattgatttttaaattatttggtTGTCATTGTTTATTTTAGAAATGGAAAGATGATTGTGGACTTTTCAATTTACGGCCCTTCAATTTCGTTGAATGTTTTTCTTcgatgtatgtgtgtatgtctgtatgtatgtatatatgtacatacatacatacatgaatgTTTCAATGTGCATATGCGTTCagcacacatgcatgcatacatatgcacatatgtacattaattgtaaatatgtacacatatattcatatgtacatacatatgtacatatatacgcATATGGTCATGTATGATTGTGCATTGGTTGGTGCATATTGGATCGCTTCTGATCTGCCTATTGTAAATGGACATTGGGACATTAGTCGATTCAAATTATTAGTACCTTCTCTTATCGTCTGAGCAACTTTGGGCAACTTCTCAAATTATAATTGGCCGCATAGGAGAACAGCTGTCATACCGGACGAAACCCGCTggcaaaaacttaaaaaaaaagaagacttTTTCCACAATaatacgcgtcacaacttttataccaggcactcagtactacatttgcaccttagcggttatttgtcaaattttacattttttcttcatatgtatgtcatctacatcaacaacactactcacgccaacacgctccagagacgcggcagaggcagagacgtgtcagagacagaggcctctgccactgcgcgaagcagagtgtgaatgagagaatgtgcaaaaaacaaatataagctgcggaacggggtgggttttgccactgcaaattaatttctttattgtggccataataatgctccaatcggatcccaattttgtgatctgatagatattgtcattcccttcggaatggcgtttttagttttcttttatcttcaaaatagatttgggaggttttcgcccttttgcgggggcggaagggggcgtggctcatttttgaaatacacttgtaacagtgtgagcacacagaagtctggatgcaaaagttggtggctctagcttttatagtgtctgagatccaggcgctcaacaagccggacggacagacagacatggctcaatcgactcggctattgatgctgatcaagaatatatatactttatggtataaatacaaccgttattcgcacaaatacaatataccctatttactcttcgagtaccgggtataaaaaccggCAAAGCCCTTTTTATTTACCAATGTTTTTTTCCTAAACGCCGAAATCTAACCTGGAAGGCGATGTGAGagttatatttaaattttaaaattgttttctttcagTATCCCGTCTCATGAGTACGACAGCCAGTGGATCAATGAGTCACATGGGAAATATGAGTGGATTAGCAGCATGCAGTGTTAGTGATACAAAACCACTACAGTTTCCTTTGGCACAGAGAAGAAAACGAAGAGTTTTATTTACGCAAGCTCAGGTTAGTACAACATAATCACAATCAAAATAATCTATCCCATCGACATGCGTCTCAAAACGTTGCATAAAACAAACTTGCATAAAAGTtgttctgtactgattcaatacgttGAACCGATGGCACCATAtgcatgagccgtattctataTTCAGACGAACCTGcgagatatacatacatatgtatgtatgtacatagagaGAGCCATGAAATTTCATTAGTTTTTATTTCGAGGCGTATTAAGGTTTACCATAAAAGGTCATTAAAGTATTAGGTGTagatggctaccctgtggtaccaCAGTAGTAACTATAACAGTTGAAGATGCGGATTTTTTTAAGAGGACTCTTTGGGACCTAGAACAGAGCTAGTTAAGAATCCATTGCAAAAGATTAGCCGGAAACCTTAGAAGGTCAACCTTTCTTGGAAGAAGTGAGTGGCTTCCATAGTCGAATGGCTTACTGAAATCAGTATAGGCAATATACGGGTGCAAGCGACGGTGGAAGGCTTTAATGATAAAGGGGGTGAACTCTAAAATAtttgtggttgttgatcgtcgccttatttatacatacataagtgctGGGATGCTGTCCTCAagcattttaggaatagcgaaTAACATAGATATACCCTTATATTTCTTTAGGTCAGACTTACTTTCTTTCTTATGAAGAGGAATTATAAAAGAATTATTCCAGATGGGGGATACAACATCATGAAGCAGTGAGCTTTCATTTAACATGGATCTTATAATGCCGTTCGACCTTGGGAAACTGTTTGGATACAGATTTCCAGAGTTGCTTTCCATAGGTTAGATTGTTTGAAAAAATGGTGCAAAAGGACCGGCAATTGCCACGATACAGAAAATTGCAAGGCGCAGCACAGTTATGATAGAAGAGGACAGACATCATGACGTTTGTGCAACTGCATATTTATCTGTTCATTTTATTCTGTTTCTATAATATATTAGTTATCTGTTCTACTATAATGGTCCCCAAAACTCTTCGATTACCGGAAATACAAATGCCTTCTCAAAAGGACCTTTGAATCATTATTAAATTTGCTGTCTTAAAATGAGGGTGAGGCATTATTGGTGTAGATGCCCAAAATGGAGGCATTCGTTGCGGTATCTTCTTTCTCTGTATTGTGGGTAATTGCCTGCCACAATTTGTCGACGCATTAAGAAAATATACtgaggatggatgtgcggacatTCTACTCTTACTGTTTACGAAGCTGattagggtcctgtgaaaacCGTTTTCTGCAACGAGATAGGTACTTCCTacagcattgagcattaagaacgGAAAAATTTGAACGAGATATTACATAACAAAATCTCTAATGAGACTATTGAGCTTCGTAATCTCGGCTTTGCGAAAGCAGCGGGCGGTAGATCCAATATCGAACcacacttcgaaagtaggatggtAGCAGTCTTCAGGGATAGTGAGAGGAAATGCTCAAAGCACTGATCAATCAATCGACTAAAGGAATTTATCAgatggttgacttgagacagacACAGTTCTAGTACAATATCAATAAGCTTATGTCGTGACATGTTTACAAGATTATAATCTTGTTAACAGAAGACCAAACAGTTCCTGGCAGGTGGGCCATCTTTATCAAATGGCGAGgaagaaacattttttaagGCGGACAGGTGATGCTCGTATATATTAAGTCGGTGGAATCTACGATATATAAAATGGCCGGGAGAATCAGTCTTAAACACTGGAATTCCaggtcttgtgaaacctggacaTGGAAATGCTCTGACGTAAAGTGTGTACAGACCGGCCAAAACTTTGTAACTAAGAATCTAAGCCTTTGAtcaggtttcggtaaacaaaatgaacatgggaaaatgtgaaactatccataaatAAAGTGATGAACTTACTACGTTGGACGCtagcattttgataggctactAGGAGGGAAGTCAGCTTTTTGACTTAGATGAACTGCAGTTTAAAAAGCACCATGGAGCAGAGAAGGAAGCAGCAAGGAAGGGGCCTATTCTTCTTCTTAGCCTTAGCCTCTTTCACAACCTGGAGCTCTAGCCAATATTTGGTAGGGCATATGGTCGCGAAATGAGTCGGCGATACGCTAGTTATGAAAGAATCtatctccctggcataagGGAAATTAAACTTATTCACCCTTATGTAAGCCGACGGCTCGTATTTCACTTTGTATAAAAGCAAAGCAGTTACATTATTTGATTTGAGGTCAAAACTGTCTTTCAAATAACACACGTAATATCTTTTTGAATAAACTGGCATGTAAACATAAGAACAAAAATGTCATACCTTGCATtccatctttttttttaaattaccCAATATTTTCtgagtatatatgtatatgtatacatgtatatatgtatatatgtatgtatacgggaatgcatatatttatgtattttgcaTGGGGATACTTACTTACatttctacatacatacatacatatgtacatatgtatgcaaagtGCATAAGCACGAGTTGTTAAGCATGCACACACATTAATATGTACGTATGCTTCTACATATACCCAaacgtatgtatatgtatgtgtgcgcacgtatgtatgtatgtacatacatacatatatccaacGGTAGTAAGTAACGTGCGGCATGTGCAAACAGGCATTTGCACAAAGTAAACATAAactcataaaaatatttgtatttatttaagaCTTCAAGACTTCAAGTGTACggtaaatataaaattcgtTTTTCATTATAACATTCACAATATTCGAAATGGATTTTACTTGGCAACCAAGctaacacaacaaaaataacataaaagaaagaataaacGGTTCAATAAAGTAGCCAGGGTATTAATGGGGTATTTTAAAGGTCCAGTTCGCCTCACCTTTTCTGTAATACatttcacatacatatgtatatacatacatatgtatgtgcatacagacattcatacatacatacatatgtacatatgtatgtacatgaaaaTAAGGGGCATACCGAActtgtgtacatttttatgtgaaCAATCGGCAAGATTTttaatacatatacatacatactatgtatgtacacatatatttatgaatgtatATTACACTCAATacacattaaaatatattgatcattattattattatattatattataggTCTATGAACTTGAAAGAAGATTTAAACAACAGCGGTATCTTTCTGCACCAGAACGAGAACACTTGGCCAGTCTTATTCACTTAACACCAACACAGGTAAACAgaacaattttatttggcatctagttgtttttttttactgtaCCACAAAACATTCATGCAATACTCGGGGTCTTATTGTTTAATACTTACATTTTGGTAACGAAATATCAAGTgacttatatacatacatatatattatatatgtacatataaatacatatatttttacacacatgcatacatatgtacatatgcatgtatgcatcAAAATACCTTATTggacaaattaattttctcagtacaagttGTCGATCTACTTAATTCGTTGGGAGGGTATACATTAGTGGCTTATTtcggggaaatctctcataGTAATGGTACTAATTCAAGGTATTAAACCCACTCTCTGGAAAAACGTCTTTTCCCGATCAATTTTAAagtaggttctaatttttctaaatttttaaagttattttgactaattttttttaatgtcGAATGACCTTTTGGCTTATTTAAAATTTAGCCGTGGCCTTCCCGAATAATTTTTACCAgcctaaacttattatggaaccttgtatttacatacatatgtagtgaACCATAGATTAGCCTTTTCCAAGCTATTCGGCGattttccgagcagttttccttccaTGGTCTATGTCCATAATTTCGaaaaggattgctctcctgggggggcatacaaaatgtttttgtttcgcctggtatatatccaggcatccatggcatacattcgaaaagaaaaaccgggACTTTGAAAAGATTTTTAGAAAAAAACGGGaatttcctttggcatttttgccctgtccgattatgcgttgagcctcaaaacattttttggttttccgattaaaactaactgttctcactaaaaagtatgacttCTTGTTAATGATTTGGATAGGATAAGTttaataaaaagtgaaaaaacggttggttTAAGATCTGATAGTTCTCTACGATAATGTTGGAAGATAGTttcttatctttaaaattgtggaagGCACAGATCTTCGActtttagcttaccgtctggataatattaagctttcaaaattaaaaatgatgatttttgtgcggtatttTTTACGTAACTTTGAAACAACTTTTAAGAGTCGAAAAAAAGTAAATcatcttctttatttttttgtgcacagGTTTGACGTTTAAGGTATTGTTCTTCAAAATCAACGGAGAgccggttttttttttagtttttctggCTAAGTTCCTTACAAGCAGATGTTAAGTTCATTACAAGCAGAAGTTTTTCGAAAACAAGTAGCGGTACCactaaaaaaaagttaaaaatatacaatattttaaaacttctcaacaaaaaaaatctttcattgaaaaaacaaaatttcattaaaccatttctaagctcCATAAGCTTCTAAGTGAAATTGGTTTGAAGCCGAATTATCGTGTCGGATAATTGTTTTGAAACTgattgtgtacatatgtacatatgtatgtatgtatatgaggTCGGAAAGCGAAAGTTTCCGTGCGTACTTTTCGACCACAAGTCTAAAATggtcttcgagtaccgggtatacaaatataaaatattcttcagaactatatacatttattcTCGTTGGACGGTGCTATGTTATGATATGAAAACAGACCTAAAATTAGTCAATTATAGTtacaatttggtt from Drosophila subobscura isolate 14011-0131.10 chromosome O, UCBerk_Dsub_1.0, whole genome shotgun sequence encodes:
- the LOC117897781 gene encoding homeobox protein Nkx-2.1; the protein is MSASNLVNTSINEKKCYREITINGEPHLTALNESDLVMSLSPKDILIPLAISQHHQLEPPTKLNTNETSAQNPISTAAAAAVAHHHHNISNIHHLQSLHSQHQSSLFNNNHSTPFSVTDILSPIEESYRKLELNGNPPSPFRSNSSGSSINSPGTLTASTMANPYAMGSLYHSPGVQSYCGPTDNLSLAGHYTDMRSSASWYGSTANDPRFAISRLMSTTASGSMSHMGNMSGLAACSVSDTKPLQFPLAQRRKRRVLFTQAQVYELERRFKQQRYLSAPEREHLASLIHLTPTQVKIWFQNHRYKCKRQAKEKAMAEQNQHNQSASSPRRVAVPVLVKDGKPCSGSNNTTQSQTHGNSSTPSGNNSSASNSGNANSGTVAVSSNVTSGLNLISGDAPNSHSPDTSSSLLASYGTVGGSNVAMLQQPCNNTLMSNSLAMAYRNQNNFISNGHQQQCGGYLPLQGRAW